A genome region from Actinopolymorpha sp. NPDC004070 includes the following:
- a CDS encoding PspC domain-containing protein, whose translation MADTTPPAESGDTAPGGGVPGGARASGEAGAPGQGGGGAEPDESGTVRTPDASHVPDPADGFGMSGEASDGPPGGEGPSSAGGRQGHDQGGPRGRDDRDARRTDGVVRDLRRLHRSDEGRVVGGVCAGLGRELQVDPVLLRVVLAVLAPFGGVGLLLYAAGWVLIPRVGEDRSILEQQLGRRRDGKPDGPVFVAGLVVIGLVVVSIPWWGLPWHVPALLVLSVLGLVALLRRQSDGVQVPGTPPGAGAPGAPGAPGAPGATVPANESTPPGGGVPSGSAHRSGTEGSRPSAAAEAAATAMTRPLSEVADSLEQAGHAGAAADPDAEVTRPLTATPAPEAFPGRPAQSPDQEGVDEHTRPLQVGSWRSGEPTPPGFWDQPDPLGLDATTAADDRPGEDAATHPASGIPPLPPPPLPRRRRRYVLFLVTMLGAMLACAALAGWQESSRLPSGRYAVTVPAGAYVAAVLAVVGLGLIAGTWFGRSRGLIAVGAILTVALVPVTAADFDVTAAAHDHRVRPTTREQVRPSYDYSTGRVRLDLTRVPLRDGRDVRTSVDLGTGELVVRVPPRVDVHVDADVGVGDLEVFDRTVSGADNTLKTTDLGTDGAGGGDLWLKVDLGVGHLEVHRG comes from the coding sequence ATGGCTGACACGACTCCGCCCGCGGAAAGCGGCGACACCGCACCTGGTGGCGGCGTACCCGGCGGGGCCCGTGCATCCGGTGAGGCCGGTGCACCCGGGCAGGGCGGTGGAGGCGCCGAGCCGGACGAGTCGGGCACCGTACGCACACCGGACGCTTCGCATGTCCCGGACCCGGCGGACGGGTTCGGCATGTCCGGCGAAGCTTCCGACGGACCTCCCGGCGGGGAAGGGCCGAGCAGCGCGGGCGGCCGCCAGGGTCACGACCAGGGCGGGCCGCGCGGACGCGACGACCGGGACGCGCGCCGCACCGACGGCGTGGTGCGCGACCTGCGCCGGCTGCACCGCAGCGACGAAGGGCGTGTGGTCGGCGGGGTCTGCGCGGGGCTCGGGCGTGAGCTCCAGGTCGACCCCGTTCTGCTGCGGGTGGTGCTCGCGGTGCTGGCGCCGTTCGGCGGGGTCGGCCTGCTGCTGTACGCCGCGGGCTGGGTGCTGATCCCCCGGGTGGGCGAGGACCGGTCGATCCTGGAGCAACAGCTCGGCCGGCGCCGCGACGGCAAGCCGGACGGTCCGGTGTTCGTGGCCGGCCTGGTCGTGATCGGTCTGGTCGTGGTGAGCATCCCCTGGTGGGGGCTCCCCTGGCACGTGCCCGCGCTGCTGGTGCTCAGCGTGCTGGGGCTGGTGGCCCTGCTGCGCCGTCAGTCCGACGGCGTCCAGGTTCCCGGCACCCCACCGGGCGCCGGCGCACCCGGCGCACCCGGCGCACCCGGCGCACCCGGCGCGACAGTGCCTGCGAACGAAAGCACCCCGCCCGGTGGCGGCGTACCGTCCGGCTCCGCGCACCGGTCTGGTACCGAGGGTTCTCGCCCGTCGGCGGCTGCCGAGGCGGCCGCCACCGCGATGACCCGGCCGCTCTCGGAGGTCGCCGACAGCCTGGAGCAGGCGGGCCACGCGGGTGCCGCGGCCGACCCGGACGCGGAGGTCACCCGGCCGCTGACCGCCACGCCCGCACCGGAGGCATTCCCCGGTCGGCCGGCCCAGTCACCGGACCAAGAGGGCGTCGACGAGCACACCCGTCCACTGCAGGTCGGCTCCTGGCGGTCCGGGGAGCCGACTCCGCCGGGATTCTGGGACCAGCCCGACCCACTCGGCCTGGACGCAACCACCGCTGCCGACGACCGGCCGGGCGAGGATGCGGCGACCCATCCTGCGTCCGGGATCCCGCCGCTACCACCACCTCCTCTTCCACGGCGCCGGCGGCGTTACGTGCTGTTCCTCGTGACCATGCTGGGCGCGATGCTCGCCTGCGCGGCACTGGCCGGCTGGCAGGAGAGCAGCCGGCTGCCCAGCGGGAGGTACGCCGTCACCGTCCCGGCCGGTGCGTACGTCGCCGCGGTGCTGGCGGTGGTCGGCCTCGGGCTGATCGCCGGCACGTGGTTCGGCCGTTCCCGTGGGCTGATCGCCGTGGGGGCGATCCTCACCGTCGCGTTGGTACCCGTCACCGCGGCCGACTTCGACGTCACCGCCGCCGCCCACGACCACCGGGTGCGGCCCACCACGCGCGAGCAGGTCCGGCCGAGCTACGACTACTCCACCGGCCGGGTCCGGCTGGACCTGACCCGGGTGCCGCTGCGGGACGGTCGGGACGTCCGGACCAGCGTCGACCTGGGCACCGGCGAGCTCGTGGTCAGGGTGCCGCCCCGGGTCGACGTCCACGTCGACGCCGACGTGGGAGTCGGTGATCTGGAGGTCTTCGACCGGACCGTGTCGGGGGCGGACAACACCCTGAAGACGACCGACCTGGGAACCGACGGCGCCGGCGGCGGCGACCTGTGGCTCAAGGTCGACCTCGGAGTGGGACACCTGGAGGTGCACCGTGGCTGA
- the guaA gene encoding glutamine-hydrolyzing GMP synthase, translating into MVTDHDLVLVVDYGAQYAQLIARRVREARVYSEIVPHTTPVAEILARKPKAIILSGGPSSVYAPGAPQVDPALFEAGVPAFGICYGFQAMARSLGGEVAHTGAREYGRTRVDVTAPGTLLADLPAEHTVWMSHGDSVTAAPDGFDVLAATATTPVAAFENVARGQAGVQWHPEVLHTEHGQKVLEHFLLEIAGCQPTWTMLNIIDEQVERIRQQVGDGRALCALSGGVDSAVAAAIVERAIGDRLTCVYVDHGMMRLGETEQVKRDFEAVFSDLDVVDASDQFLGALDGVADPEQKRKIIGREFIRTFEAAEVRVFGDLSEGEAAVAYLVQGTLYPDVVESGGGAGASNIKSHHNVGGLPDDLRFELIEPLRTLFKDEVRAVGEQLGLPPSMVWRQPFPGPGLGIRIIGEVTRERLDILRRADAIAREELTAAGLDRDIWQFPVVLLADVRSVGVQGDQRTYGHPIVLRPVTSEDAMTADWARLPWDLVERVSTRITNEVLEVNRVVIDVTSKPPGTIEWE; encoded by the coding sequence ATCGTGACCGATCACGACCTCGTTCTCGTCGTCGACTACGGCGCGCAGTACGCCCAGCTCATCGCCCGCCGGGTGCGCGAGGCCCGGGTCTACTCCGAGATCGTTCCGCACACCACGCCGGTGGCGGAGATCCTGGCCCGCAAGCCGAAGGCGATCATCCTGTCCGGCGGCCCGTCGTCGGTCTACGCACCGGGCGCCCCGCAGGTCGATCCGGCGCTGTTCGAGGCCGGGGTGCCGGCGTTCGGCATCTGCTACGGCTTCCAGGCGATGGCCCGCAGCCTCGGCGGGGAGGTCGCCCACACCGGTGCTCGGGAGTACGGCCGTACCCGCGTCGACGTCACCGCGCCCGGCACGCTGCTCGCGGACCTGCCGGCCGAGCACACCGTCTGGATGTCGCACGGCGACTCGGTGACCGCGGCGCCCGACGGCTTCGACGTACTCGCCGCGACGGCGACCACACCGGTGGCGGCGTTCGAGAACGTCGCCCGGGGACAGGCCGGCGTGCAGTGGCACCCGGAGGTGCTGCACACCGAGCACGGGCAGAAGGTGCTCGAGCACTTCCTGCTGGAGATCGCCGGCTGCCAGCCGACCTGGACGATGCTCAACATCATCGACGAGCAGGTGGAGCGGATCCGCCAACAGGTGGGAGACGGGCGCGCCCTGTGCGCGCTGTCCGGTGGTGTGGACTCCGCGGTCGCCGCCGCGATCGTCGAGCGCGCCATCGGCGACCGGCTCACCTGTGTGTACGTCGACCACGGGATGATGCGGCTCGGCGAGACCGAGCAGGTCAAGCGAGACTTCGAGGCGGTGTTCAGCGACCTGGACGTGGTCGACGCCTCCGACCAGTTCCTCGGCGCGCTGGACGGGGTGGCCGATCCGGAGCAGAAGCGCAAGATCATCGGCCGGGAGTTCATCCGTACGTTCGAGGCCGCCGAGGTGCGGGTGTTCGGCGACCTGTCCGAGGGCGAGGCCGCGGTGGCCTACCTCGTGCAGGGCACGCTCTACCCCGACGTCGTCGAGTCCGGCGGCGGTGCGGGCGCCTCCAACATCAAGTCCCACCACAACGTCGGCGGACTGCCCGACGACCTGCGGTTCGAGTTGATCGAGCCGTTGCGCACGCTGTTCAAGGACGAGGTACGCGCGGTCGGTGAGCAGCTCGGCCTTCCGCCGAGCATGGTCTGGCGCCAGCCGTTCCCCGGCCCGGGCCTCGGCATCCGGATCATCGGCGAGGTCACCCGCGAACGCCTGGACATCCTTCGCCGGGCGGACGCGATCGCCCGCGAGGAGCTGACCGCCGCCGGGCTGGACCGCGACATCTGGCAGTTCCCCGTCGTGCTGCTGGCCGACGTGCGCTCGGTGGGTGTGCAGGGCGACCAGCGCACCTACGGCCACCCGATCGTGCTGCGCCCGGTCACCAGCGAGGACGCGATGACCGCCGACTGGGCGCGGCTGCCGTGGGACCTGGTCGAACGCGTCTCGACCCGGATCACCAACGAGGTCCTCGAGGTCAACCGCGTCGTGATCGACGTGACCAGCAAGCCGCCCGGCACCATCGAGTGGGAGTGA
- a CDS encoding PspC domain-containing protein — MNEIATQKKLVRTRDERMIAGVCGGIARYAGLDPVIIRLALAASILLGGAGVVLYIAAWIIVPEEDTATV; from the coding sequence ATGAACGAGATTGCGACCCAGAAGAAGTTGGTCCGGACCAGGGACGAGCGGATGATCGCCGGTGTCTGCGGCGGGATCGCGCGCTACGCCGGACTGGACCCGGTGATCATCCGGCTCGCGCTGGCGGCCTCGATCCTCCTCGGCGGCGCGGGCGTCGTGCTCTACATCGCGGCCTGGATCATCGTCCCCGAGGAGGACACGGCGACGGTGTGA
- a CDS encoding alcohol dehydrogenase catalytic domain-containing protein, with product MRAVWYDTFGGPVSVRDVPSPRPGPYEAVVEVAATGVCRSDWHAWQGHDSDVSLPHVGGHEFAGVVAEVGSAVRGFRPGQRVTAPFVHACGQCAQCARGDHQICARQTQPGFTRWGSFAEYVIVDHADVNLVLLPDVLEFTTAAGLGCRFGTAYRAVLRQGRVGAGDWVAVHGCGGAGLSAVEVAVAAGARVVAVDVSAAALDLARALGAEEVVDASVDPEPAAVASVVHDLTDGGARVSLDCLGSPRTCAASVLGLARGGRHVQVGLLLGGPTPVPMDRVVAYELDVVGSHGLQAHEYPAMLDLVTAGRLRPDRLVGAVIDLADVPHALAAMSPGGSRGGATSPGMTVAALR from the coding sequence GTGCGCGCGGTCTGGTACGACACGTTCGGCGGGCCGGTTTCCGTACGCGACGTGCCCTCACCGCGGCCCGGCCCGTACGAAGCGGTGGTCGAGGTCGCCGCGACCGGGGTGTGCCGCAGTGACTGGCACGCCTGGCAGGGACACGACTCCGACGTGAGCCTGCCGCACGTCGGAGGGCACGAGTTCGCCGGCGTGGTCGCCGAGGTCGGGTCCGCGGTCCGCGGCTTTCGGCCCGGTCAGCGGGTGACCGCGCCGTTCGTCCACGCCTGTGGGCAGTGCGCGCAGTGCGCCCGCGGCGACCACCAGATCTGCGCGCGGCAGACCCAGCCCGGTTTCACCCGGTGGGGTTCGTTCGCCGAGTACGTCATCGTCGACCACGCCGATGTCAACCTCGTCTTGCTTCCGGACGTGCTGGAGTTCACCACCGCGGCGGGGCTGGGATGCCGGTTCGGTACGGCCTACCGGGCGGTGCTGCGTCAAGGCCGGGTTGGCGCGGGCGACTGGGTGGCCGTGCACGGATGCGGAGGTGCCGGGCTGTCCGCGGTCGAGGTGGCCGTGGCGGCGGGCGCCCGGGTGGTCGCGGTGGACGTCTCGGCGGCCGCGCTCGACCTCGCCCGCGCCCTGGGTGCCGAGGAGGTGGTGGACGCGTCCGTCGACCCCGAACCCGCCGCGGTCGCCTCGGTCGTGCACGACCTCACCGACGGGGGAGCACGGGTCTCGCTGGACTGCCTGGGCTCACCGCGAACCTGCGCGGCGTCGGTGCTCGGCCTGGCCCGCGGCGGGCGGCACGTCCAGGTGGGCCTGCTGCTCGGCGGCCCGACCCCGGTGCCGATGGACCGCGTGGTGGCGTACGAACTCGACGTCGTGGGCAGCCACGGCCTGCAGGCCCACGAGTACCCCGCGATGCTCGACCTGGTGACGGCGGGACGCCTGCGGCCGGACCGGCTGGTCGGCGCGGTGATCGACCTCGCGGACGTTCCCCACGCACTGGCGGCGATGAGCCCTGGCGGCTCGCGTGGCGGTGCCACCAGCCCGGGGATGACGGTGGCCGCTCTCCGCTGA
- a CDS encoding glutathione S-transferase family protein, translating into MPEDASSTQSQSGTTQSGTDRSGTGRSGTSEGETASQGGAAQFGREAGARGEFVRQANRFTGRITADGSSGLPAEPGRYRLVWSKACPWAHRSVIVRRLLGLEDAISLATVDPIRDERGWRFTLDPGGRDPVLGMEFLAEAYHATDPGFQGRVTVPCLVDVRTGEVVTNDYPQITLDFSTQWKAFHRPDAPDLYPEDLRAEIDEVADLVFHDVNNGVYKCGFATSQEAYEAAYDRLFARLDWLENRLRGQRYLCGDRLTEADVRLFTTLVRFDAVYHGHFKCNRNKLTEMPVLWAYARDLYQTPGFGETVDFDQIKRHYYATHHKINPTGVVPKGPDPSGWAVPHGRG; encoded by the coding sequence ATGCCCGAAGACGCCAGCAGCACCCAGAGCCAGAGCGGGACCACCCAGAGCGGGACCGACCGGAGTGGGACCGGCCGGAGCGGGACCAGTGAGGGCGAGACCGCGAGCCAGGGCGGCGCCGCGCAGTTCGGCCGGGAGGCCGGAGCACGCGGAGAGTTCGTCCGGCAGGCCAACCGGTTCACCGGGCGGATCACCGCCGACGGATCCTCCGGCCTGCCCGCGGAGCCCGGCCGCTACCGCCTGGTGTGGTCGAAGGCCTGCCCGTGGGCGCACCGGTCGGTGATCGTTCGTCGTTTGCTCGGCCTGGAGGACGCCATCTCCCTGGCGACCGTCGACCCGATCCGCGACGAACGCGGCTGGAGGTTCACCCTCGACCCGGGCGGACGGGACCCGGTGCTCGGTATGGAGTTCCTCGCCGAGGCCTACCACGCCACCGACCCCGGCTTCCAGGGCCGGGTGACGGTGCCGTGCCTGGTCGACGTGCGAACCGGTGAGGTGGTGACCAACGACTATCCGCAGATCACCCTCGACTTCTCCACGCAGTGGAAGGCGTTTCACCGGCCGGATGCGCCCGACCTCTACCCGGAGGACCTGCGAGCCGAGATCGACGAGGTTGCCGACCTGGTCTTCCACGACGTCAACAACGGCGTCTACAAGTGCGGCTTCGCCACCTCGCAGGAGGCCTACGAAGCGGCGTACGACCGGCTCTTCGCCCGGCTGGACTGGCTGGAGAACCGCCTGCGTGGTCAGCGCTACCTGTGTGGCGACCGACTGACCGAGGCGGACGTGCGGCTGTTCACCACGCTGGTGCGCTTCGACGCCGTTTATCACGGCCACTTCAAGTGCAACCGGAACAAGCTCACCGAGATGCCCGTGCTGTGGGCGTACGCCCGCGATCTCTACCAGACCCCGGGCTTCGGGGAGACCGTCGACTTCGACCAGATCAAGCGGCACTACTACGCCACCCACCACAAGATCAACCCGACCGGTGTCGTACCCAAGGGGCCGGACCCGTCCGGCTGGGCGGTGCCGCACGGGCGAGGCTGA
- a CDS encoding winged helix-turn-helix domain-containing protein, protein MQNLFVDAADPTGQATGPVDGSDADGGGHTPAPTSPGHTTSEQTRTVPVPGTGLVLCVGLDPDQWSSIIRSVNADTAVMVVANAESALRVLAPGGVLPEQSPGRRPHLGHDPYDGHDGYEGRPAPRPLTLGPAHGREPSRERDSEPRTTASGVVEFGPLRLDHDLREAFWHTRPIELSARQFDLLATLAGAGNRVWTFAELTETVWRRPYVGDVDAVASAVKRLRRRLQGVTSELAVASVRGVGYRIALVPTTLPVRSDVPAPAW, encoded by the coding sequence GTGCAGAACCTTTTCGTCGACGCCGCAGACCCGACAGGTCAGGCGACCGGACCGGTCGACGGGAGTGACGCGGACGGAGGCGGGCACACGCCCGCACCGACCTCACCGGGCCACACGACCTCCGAGCAGACGCGGACCGTTCCGGTGCCGGGCACCGGCCTCGTCCTGTGCGTCGGCCTCGATCCCGACCAGTGGTCGTCGATCATCCGCAGCGTGAACGCCGACACCGCGGTCATGGTCGTCGCCAACGCCGAGAGCGCACTGCGGGTTCTCGCGCCGGGCGGCGTACTGCCCGAACAGTCGCCGGGCCGGCGGCCTCACCTCGGCCACGACCCGTACGACGGCCACGACGGCTACGAGGGCCGTCCCGCTCCACGACCGCTCACCCTCGGACCCGCGCACGGCCGGGAACCGTCGCGGGAGAGGGACAGCGAGCCGAGAACGACGGCTTCGGGCGTGGTCGAGTTCGGTCCGCTGCGGCTCGATCACGACCTCCGCGAGGCGTTCTGGCACACCCGGCCGATCGAGCTGTCCGCCCGGCAGTTCGACCTGCTCGCCACCCTGGCCGGTGCCGGCAACCGCGTATGGACGTTCGCGGAGCTCACCGAGACGGTGTGGCGGCGCCCCTACGTCGGGGACGTCGACGCGGTCGCGTCCGCGGTGAAGCGGCTGCGCAGGCGACTGCAGGGCGTCACCTCGGAACTGGCCGTCGCCTCGGTCCGGGGGGTGGGCTACCGGATCGCGCTGGTGCCGACGACGCTTCCGGTGCGCTCCGACGTTCCGGCCCCGGCTTGGTAA
- a CDS encoding PspC domain-containing protein: MRRTDGKVMGGVAGGLADHLGLQPIHVRLGFIGLAMMGGFGLLLYAALWVVLPQDTAVRTGDQPVGVEAATRQGKRTEGPRRRRVQDPGQLVSIAVLAIGVIALFPHLGGVSAQVFWPLLVGGGGLALLWRQADESQRVRWTSSAPTKLRWLWPLFMTGGWVTVLRTGVGLLLVIVALTWGLSSAAGMNAVNAGLPVLLGAVIGLVLIAGPWMWRMVGDLSEERRERIRSQERADMAAHLHDSVLQTLALIQKQAHDQRAVVRLARSQERDLRQWLYGDQEDADATLRSELRRAAAEVEDNHGVPVEVVMVGDAPLDPALTAVVRAAGEAMVNAAKHSGAPRIDVYAEVEEDRVEVYVRDRGVGFDPDRVGEDRLGVRRSIYERMERHGGRAQVRSAPGEGTEVRLVVDDRDARVRADQTRSGQSRR, translated from the coding sequence GTGCGGCGTACCGACGGAAAGGTCATGGGCGGAGTTGCCGGTGGGCTGGCCGACCATCTGGGGCTGCAGCCCATCCATGTGCGACTGGGGTTCATCGGGCTGGCCATGATGGGCGGCTTCGGGCTTCTCCTGTACGCCGCGCTGTGGGTGGTCCTCCCCCAGGACACCGCCGTACGCACGGGCGACCAGCCGGTCGGGGTCGAGGCGGCCACCCGGCAGGGCAAGCGCACCGAGGGCCCGCGCCGCCGCCGCGTGCAGGATCCCGGGCAGCTGGTCTCGATCGCCGTGCTGGCGATCGGCGTGATCGCACTCTTCCCGCACCTGGGCGGGGTCTCCGCGCAGGTGTTCTGGCCCCTGCTGGTCGGCGGCGGCGGCCTCGCGTTGCTGTGGCGGCAGGCCGACGAGTCGCAGCGGGTGCGCTGGACCTCCTCGGCGCCGACCAAGCTGCGCTGGCTGTGGCCGCTGTTCATGACCGGCGGCTGGGTCACCGTCCTGCGTACCGGCGTCGGGCTCCTCCTCGTCATCGTCGCGCTGACGTGGGGTCTGTCCTCGGCCGCCGGGATGAACGCCGTCAACGCCGGGCTCCCGGTCCTCCTCGGCGCCGTGATCGGTCTGGTCCTCATCGCCGGTCCCTGGATGTGGCGGATGGTCGGCGACCTGTCCGAGGAGCGCCGGGAGCGAATCCGTTCGCAGGAACGCGCCGACATGGCCGCGCACCTGCACGACTCGGTGCTCCAGACGCTCGCGCTGATCCAGAAGCAGGCGCACGACCAGCGGGCGGTGGTCCGGCTCGCGAGGTCCCAGGAACGCGATCTTCGCCAGTGGCTGTACGGCGACCAGGAGGACGCCGACGCCACCCTGCGCAGCGAACTGCGGCGGGCGGCGGCGGAGGTGGAGGACAACCACGGCGTCCCGGTCGAGGTCGTGATGGTGGGTGACGCACCTCTCGACCCCGCGCTCACCGCGGTCGTCCGCGCCGCCGGGGAGGCGATGGTGAACGCCGCCAAGCACTCCGGCGCGCCTAGGATCGACGTCTACGCCGAGGTGGAGGAGGACCGCGTGGAGGTCTACGTCCGCGACCGCGGGGTGGGTTTCGACCCCGACCGCGTGGGCGAGGACCGCCTCGGGGTGCGGCGGAGCATCTACGAACGGATGGAACGCCACGGCGGGCGGGCACAGGTCCGCAGCGCTCCTGGCGAGGGCACCGAGGTGCGCCTCGTCGTGGACGACCGCGACGCCAGAGTACGAGCCGACCAGACCAGATCAGGTCAGAGTCGACGGTGA
- a CDS encoding PIG-L deacetylase family protein: MTTVIPDSQISRVLVVTAHPDDVDFGAAGTIAHFTAAGLEVVYCICTDGQAGGFEDDVPRSQIPSIRRAEQTEAARRVGVHDVRFLGLVDGELEVNADLVRALTRVIREIRPDRVLTQSPERDWSFIARSHPDHLAAGEAAVRAVYPAARNPYAFPELAEEGLAAWTVREMWLSGHPTTNHVVDVTETFDQKMAALYAHRSQHPEPDKLEPRLREGFGRVAAAAGLPQGHLAEGYFVVETG; encoded by the coding sequence GTGACCACCGTCATCCCCGACTCCCAGATCAGCCGCGTTCTCGTCGTCACCGCCCATCCCGACGACGTCGACTTCGGCGCGGCCGGCACGATCGCCCACTTCACCGCCGCCGGGCTGGAGGTCGTCTACTGCATCTGCACCGACGGCCAGGCCGGCGGGTTCGAGGACGACGTGCCGCGTTCGCAGATCCCCTCCATCCGGCGAGCCGAGCAGACCGAGGCGGCCCGGCGCGTCGGTGTGCACGACGTACGGTTCCTGGGCCTGGTCGACGGCGAGCTCGAGGTGAACGCCGACCTCGTTCGCGCGCTCACCCGGGTCATCCGCGAGATACGCCCGGACCGCGTGCTCACCCAGAGCCCCGAACGCGACTGGTCGTTCATCGCCCGTAGCCACCCCGACCACCTGGCGGCCGGCGAGGCGGCGGTGCGGGCGGTCTATCCCGCGGCCCGCAACCCCTACGCCTTCCCCGAGCTCGCCGAGGAGGGCCTGGCGGCCTGGACCGTCCGGGAGATGTGGCTGTCGGGCCACCCGACCACCAATCATGTCGTCGACGTCACCGAGACGTTCGACCAGAAGATGGCGGCGCTGTACGCCCACCGGAGCCAGCACCCCGAGCCGGACAAGCTCGAGCCGCGCCTGCGGGAGGGATTCGGCCGGGTGGCCGCCGCGGCGGGACTACCGCAAGGACACCTTGCCGAGGGCTACTTCGTGGTGGAGACCGGCTGA
- a CDS encoding response regulator transcription factor — translation MSTNPDSRRRIVLVDDHAMFRTGVRTEIGAAVDIVGEAGDVDEAVKVILETKPEVVLLDVHLPGGGGAEVARRVLATDPDVRFLALSVSDAPEDVIGVIRAGARGYVTKTITGEEIVDGVRRIADGDAVFSPRLAGFVLDAFAGAVDPGSIDEELDRLTQREREVLRLIARGYAYKEVAKELFISVKTVETHVSSVLRKLQLSNRYELTRWATDRRLV, via the coding sequence GTGAGCACGAACCCCGACAGCAGGCGCCGCATCGTCCTGGTCGACGACCACGCGATGTTCCGGACCGGCGTACGCACCGAGATCGGCGCCGCCGTGGACATCGTGGGGGAGGCCGGCGACGTCGACGAGGCGGTGAAGGTGATCCTCGAGACCAAGCCCGAGGTCGTCCTGCTGGACGTGCACCTTCCCGGCGGCGGTGGCGCCGAGGTGGCCCGCCGGGTGCTGGCGACCGACCCGGACGTCCGCTTCCTCGCGCTGAGCGTGTCCGACGCACCCGAGGACGTCATCGGGGTGATCCGGGCCGGTGCGCGCGGCTACGTCACCAAGACGATCACCGGTGAGGAGATCGTCGACGGTGTACGCCGGATCGCCGACGGGGACGCGGTCTTCTCGCCGCGGCTCGCGGGCTTCGTGCTGGACGCGTTCGCCGGCGCCGTCGACCCCGGCAGCATCGACGAGGAGCTCGACCGGCTGACCCAGCGGGAGCGTGAGGTGCTCCGGCTGATCGCCCGCGGCTATGCGTACAAGGAAGTGGCGAAGGAGCTCTTCATCTCGGTGAAGACCGTGGAGACACATGTGTCCTCGGTGCTGCGCAAGCTGCAGTTGTCGAACCGCTACGAGCTGACCCGCTGGGCCACCGACCGCCGCCTGGTGTGA